CAGTTTTATCACGTCGCTTGCTAGGCTGGTGTTTACCAACAAAAGGAAAGCTGCTCTTCCCTGGGATACTAAGTAGGATGAACATGAAATGACTCAGGTAGGGGGGTCCCTAGTCTCATCTCAGCATTTCTTTGACTAATCTTTATTCAGAGACAGGACGCAAAGCCATGCTCGGGTGCCACCTGCATAAAGCCATAGGAGAATCTGAGCTCATGTCCCCTAAAGCACTTGGCAAAAGGAGTCCTGCTCACGGCTAACGTGTCAGCATGTAACTTCTTGATTTAAATGGATTACACAGGCGATTCAGCTGGCACACATTCCACTCCtaataaacaaaataacagTTATtgatatatttaaagaaaaaaaaaattcaagtgcTTGGATTGCTAAGGGAAAGCTCGAGGCAGGGACAAAACAAGGCACCGTCACTTCCTCACGCAGCAGCAGGTTAATGAGAAAACAAGGGCTGGGCAACAGCCCTGTCAAATTCCCAAGCAGCCTGCATCCATGTACACTCACACTTCATTAGCATCTCTGTGGGAGATGAAAGGGTAACTTGGAAGACCAAAAAACAATTAGCAGGGGGGTCAAGAGGTAAGATGAAAGAAGAGCAGAACCTACTAGGGAAGAACTCGGAAGAACAGTGTGTCCCGAATATCTTAGCACAGGAAGATCAAGGAACCAGACACAGTAAAGAAATATGTTGGGGCTCCAATCTTTCCAGAAAGTGGCCTGCTTGGACATAGCCTACCTGCAGAAAGAGGTGTTTCTggactgctgtttattttttaaaactctgctgCTTGTTTATTATTAAAGTTAATGTTGAAGGTTTTCCTTGTGCAATTTAACTGTGAAACTGGGGCAAGGGTGGTGGGGACCTTTGGCATTTTTGAGTAGGATGCCTGCCACCAGGAAGAGCAGACTCCTCCTTCCTTAGTTATCCAGGAGGATAAACAACAGTGTTTGCCTCTTTGTGTCAGGGATGCATACAGGGTGCAACATGCTGAATGTTTATCCTCATGCAAAACTGCAACTCACTGCTGAGCTAGTCAGCTTAGCCCTGTGCTAGCTGTACTGCCTCTGgtccttaattttctttgcactCCTGCACAGCTCAGTGTGACATCTCCAGAAATCTTATCAACCCAATTTTAATACAGATAATTAACTGCACTGAGGCTTTGGACAGAGTGGCTCTGCATGAACCTTGCAGCAAACAGTGGGGGAAATTACTGGCAACACAGTGGGCACAGAACTAGGCTGGCGAAGCTGGCAGGGACAAGTAGGGTTTGATTTTAATACACTGCCACTTCTGAACTAATAGAGCGAAATACAAGTGACACTGTATGCCAAACTGGCACATGACAACTATACTTCACGCCCTGGTTGGATATTTCAAGGTGATGTCAGATTATATATTATAAAACTGCCATTTGTAACGCATTCATCCCCAGATCCCAAGCATGGTCCACAGATAGAAGTTGGTCACATGCAGCGGTCCTACTCCTGCTTTCACTGCCATCACCTAGGGGCTGAGAGAGCAGGCGAAGTTCCCTGGTACACAGGATTATTCCCTGAGCTGCATTGTTGTGTAAAGCCACAAGGACCTGAGGGAACAACTACCAACTTTCTTCCTCAGAAGTAGTACATACGCTCACAGCAGCCGATGCAAAATGCTACTACCGCTTGAAAAGAGCAGGAGGGGAACTTGAGTAGTAAGCCAGGCCGAAACTGACCTTTTCCTCTATTCCTTCTGCAACCACCAGATCACAAGACAAATGCTGACTTTGCAGCACATTTATTAAGTGTACAAGTTACTCTCCTCTTATGAGCTGTTCTATGAAATCCCAAGTTCACAAGTGCTCAGAGCCTGGACTTTCCATCTTGTTGCAGAACAATGTTATTATCACTGCAGAGCGTCTCTGAGGATGGCAGGTAGACAGCTTTTGTTCATAAATACTCTGCTGAGTTAATAAAACACTGCTGTCTTACCACATCTCCAAGACTAACCCAGCTCACTGCACTATCACTTGGGCTCTGAGACACTGCAGATAATCAGGTACCTCAACTGGTGCGAGCAAATTATTATTCAGGATGAATAGAAAAGATTCTTAATGGCAAAAATAACCCAGAAAGTAATTATTCTGGGGTTGCACTGTATTTTCATCTGCAGCTTGGTCACTTGTGCCTCAGAAGCTTGCCAGGAGTCAGACAGGCCAGCCTGCTGCACATCGAGGCAACAAGGAGACTGTTCCTAGCTTGTTATTCTCCCACATCTGGCCTCTTTATCCCTGAAACTGCTTCACATCACACACAAGGATCTTCTTTTCAGAGACTTACATTTGTATTTGTGTCCATGAAGCCCCTGAGCATTTGGAGGCAGCTCAGCATGTCCTGTCTGTGGCAGCCTTTGAAGCTGTGAGGAAGGACTGTGCATGCTGAAGGAGCTCGCCTCAGCTGCGTTGAGGATAATGCTTTCCTCTTCTACAGTGTCTTTATCAAAGCAATTTATAAGCAACTGGTTATTGTTGGGCCTGAAGTGCAGAAAGCAGGATGGAGGTGAGGGCTCCACAGAGTCAACAGCAGAAGAGATGGGAATCAAATTTAATATCTGCCTAAGCAAAGCTATGCAAATCTTCACAAAAACTAAAAATCCAAACAGCTTTGGCCTCACGGGATTGCCAGGAAGCCTGGGCTGAACGTGTGCACAGATCCACGGGGCCAGCGAACAGTCTCTCTCTGTCAGCCCTTCTCACCTGCCACCTTCTCTGTGCAGGATGAAGTCCCAGACTGGGCAGGCAGGAAATTCCCCAGCgtgttaagaaagaaaaggacactTGAGACACTACATAAGGGAGATCACTGCAGTTCCCCCTTggattttgactttttttgaGCTCAGAGAGGCAAGCAAGAAAACAGGTGGGTTTTCTTCCAAACACTGCAATCAAACTTGCCACAAACTGACAGGAAGGGTAAGAAGATCTGTAAGCTCTGCTCCTGACCACAGTCCCACAGCAATAACCGCTTCCCCACACCACTCACACTACCCTCTGCCAGGGCTTTgctgggcacagctctgcaggcaccaTCCCAGAGCCTCATACCTCTGAGCTGGTGATTTTATAGAAATTGAGGCTTTGATTCATCAAAAAAGCaggtttgttctgcttttgttttcaaagaaaccTTTCCAAAGGTAACCAGCTGAACCTCCTGACAGATGCACCAGTTGCAGCTCAGAGAGACAAACAACAAtgctcccccaccaccacctatgtgtacacacacacatgcagtgCAAACACACAGACCTGCTGgaaaaccttatttttaaactctCGTGATAACCATACTTCTTCTCCACACTATACATATTTAATGGAATTTCATGCGCCTAAAAAGCATGCGAGACATTTTGCAATGCAAGACCTGATACCTGACAGCCAAGGTCTGGCCCAAGAGTTCCAAAGAGCCCTGTTAAGCTGAAATTGTGCAAGGTCGGTGCACTATCAGTGACATCTTTCAACTGACTTTAAGCTCTCTTCTAAACCCTGTCCGAGCTAGCGGGATACGAGTGCATGCTGAAAGTTAGACAGGCACTTAAAAGTCTTCCCTGAACACAGACAAACACCAGGGGACATGCATAGGTATCATTTAAAGCACCCAAAATAGCAGCCCTTGCCCCTCATGTCTGTGGGGAGAAATTCATGTCCCAAAGAGCACTTCAGAGTACCCAAAATCCCTGATCTGACCCCACATATGCTCAGTATCCCTGCATGCTCCCAAAGCTGAAGGTGCAGAGCTGTCCCACCAGCCCAGGAGGTGTCACCACGCTGACAACAAGGGTTGCGGGCCCAGGTATATCCCATTTCCCCACTGCTGGTTTGCTCGGTGTCTCTGGAGCACAGTAGGGGCTCTGAGAACCAGCAGTAACGGGGCTTGGATGCTTTTCCCTGGCTGGTGGCTTGGGACTCCCCTTGGGAAAAGCCTCCGGCACTGGGTAAGGAATTATCCAAAACACAGAACCAGGCACAGCCAGCCAaagccccagcctgccctgccagaTGGTCCTGTGGGGAAATCCCACCACCCAGGGACCTTAGTGATGGGTGCCCACAGCACCTATGGGTCTAAAGCTTGCCAGGGGATGGCAGGACACGGGGGAAGTTCCTCCACTCACAAGAGGGCTGGAGAAGGCTTGGCAGGCATGGGTGTGTGGGGCAAGCATCCTCCACCTCCCAGGGCCGGCAGTCAGGGCAACGCTGGACCTGCTGCAACCCTTGTGGGCCACCCCATGCTGCTGCCGCTGGCCCACGGGGACGGTAGGCTTGCTCAGTGTGGGCATGGAGCTTAAAGTGCCCCCTGAGAGTACGGATGACTTGGGTGAAGGAGAGGCACAGGGCTGGAAGCCCTGAAAGtttggagaaggggaaagggggcGTTTGGGGAGTcctgggaaaggggaaaggagaaggagagagggtagaggaaaggagagggagaggagagggagaggagaaggagaggggagaaggagaggggaggagaggggagaaggagaggaggagagaggggagaggagaggagaagagaggagaggaggagaggaggagaggagcgGGGAAAGGTGATGTGGCTGCCAGCCCGGCGGTACCGGCAGACCGGGGCTCCGTGCGCTGCCGCCATCACCCGCCGCAGCCCGGCGAGTACCGCGGACAGCGCGCTCCGCCGTGCCGGGCCCCGCTGCCGGCCCCGGGTGCCGCGCCgagcccccccggccgccccgccgcccccggccccgccgccgcgcccgctcCCCGTGCCCCGGCGCGGTGCCGACCTGTTGCGCGTCCCGCCTGCTCCCCGCTCCGGCCAGCGCCCCTCTCGCCTAGAGGCTCCTCCTGCGGCTCAGCCAGGCCAGCGCGGCCGCGGGCGTGAGGGCgcacagcaggcacagcacGGCGGCCAGGCGGCGGCCGGCCCAGGGGCCGCGGCCCCGAGCCTtgcgccgcgccgcccgctgCTCCAGCTCATCGCCCAGGCGGCGCAGGCGGGCGGCGACCAGGCGGGCGGCGGCCGAGGGCCGTGCGGCGCggccggggctgcaggggcagggcgCGGGGGGGCCGCCGTGCAGCGCGCAGGGGCACATGGctgcgccgccgctcgccgccgAGTGCCGCGGCGTGtgcgggcgggcgggccggggcggcggcgggcgggggacGGGGGGGTTACATCATCCCCCGCGGGGCGGCGCTCGgccgcggggagcgggcgggggggcgggcggggaaggggggcagTTGGGGGGGGAGCAGCGGGCGGGGGTGGGGGacagttggggggggggggcgcggagggTGGatggggggacggggggggggcggagggaaccgtgtgtgtgtgtggtgggacGTTCCGGTGTCTAGGGGTCGTGTGGGAGTTTGGTGGGACAGCACGGGGATGGAGGGACAGTGTGGGGACGCAGCTGACGGTGTGGGGACGAAGGGGCAGCATGGGGCTGCAGGTGACAGCAtagggctgcagggacagcgtGGGGCTGCAGGTCACGGCGTGGGGCTGCAGGTGACAtagtggggctgcaggggactgCGGGGATGGAGGGGGCTGCGGGGATGGAGGGGCagtgtggggctgcagggacagtgtGGGGCTGCAGGTCACGGCATGGGGTTGCAGGTGACAtcgtggggctgcaggggactgCGGGGATGGAGGGACagtgtggggctgcagggacagcgtggggctgcaggggactgCGGGGATGGAGGGACagtgtggggctgcagggacagtgtggggctgcaggtgacagcgtggggctgcagggacagcgtggggctgcagggacagcgtGGGGCTGCAGGTGACAgcgtggggctgcaggggacagcGTGGAGATGGAGGGGGGCAGTGAGGGGATTACGTAGAGCTGGAGGGGATTTCATCACCCAAAGCGTTACAGATTCTGATCACATTTCGAGTGGCCGAGGCAGCAGTGCACAGCCCCCAGGCACTGACCCAGCGGCATGCAGCGCCTCCCCAGCCGCCAGCGcacaggagcagggctgggacccccaGGCAGGGCTCCCCATCACGCATCAAccctgggacagcagcagggactccctgcagctccctgtggGGCAGGAATCACCCCAAAGTGgcctttttcccttctgccaggcagggaggctgctgCCGCCTCCTTGGCAAATCACCCTGGTATTGCATGGGGGTCTCGGGGGACCCTCCTGGGGCTTGTCATCTTCCCAACCCATCTAGCCTCCCTGGAGCAGCCCCACATCCTGCTACaggggcagctcctgctctgccatcCCTCCTCTGGCAGGGCTCACCACGGGCAGTGTGTGCACCCCAGGGAAATCCTCCTTTAAGTCCAAATGATTTTGTTGAGAAAACAAGTCTTTTGTAAGGTTCCTACATACAGGAGGTCCTCCCCAAATGAGGTGGTTTGGATTTTTGCTGGAATCCAAAATGCCTGTTTGCATTcattaaattgttttataaaCTGCATGGACAGCAACAAGCTGTGAAGGATCAAAACCAGCAATTGGCCGCTGGAAGATGCTGCATGGCAGCGTCTGGAGACAGATGCAAGGGTGCAGGTACACTGCCACAAGCTGCTACTGAGAGCAAGGGCCACGTGTTTTAGCATGTTCACCAGTGCCCAGCGAGGACCAGCTATGTCTCGCTTACCTGTTTCATTTCCCCCAGCGCTCCACAGAAGTTGTGTTGAGGACTTGAATACTTGCAGCCTTCCCACTCCTCTGGGCAGCTGGACTGGCTGAAGCAATAGTAGCTCCACAGCCATGTTTCAGCGGTCGGGTTTAGCCATCGTTTGAAACACAGCCTTGGAGCAACATGGTGGGTTGATACTGGAAAGGTGCGGCGCAAACATCGTGTCCTCCCCAAAGCGCCATGATGGTGGCAGCTCTCAGGCCCACAGTCTCTGGTGACATCACTCTCAGGTGACCCCTGCCCACACACTTTGGTTTAGACTTGGCCAACAAAATGGGTGGAAGAAATGGCCTGGATGGGGCCCATCACGCTCCTCTGTGCCTCCTCCACAGGCAGCTACCTCCTTGGGAGCCGCTTTCCCCCGCGGGGCCACACGGCCGGCCGTGGCTTGGAGGCACCGAGGCttcacagcacagcccaggcccaggctgcccacccGGGCCCCTGCCCTCGCCCCGGCCCTCGCtcagccaccagcagctctcCGAGGCCGCTGGGCTGCAAGGCCGAGCCGTGACCGGTGGGCCCCACGGCCTCTATCCCGCCCCTCGAGCGCTCGACGCCCGCAGGCCGCCCCGACACCGACGCCCGCCTCAGGGCCACAAAATGGCGGCCGGCGGCCCCGTcagccggccccggcccgccccggcggcCGTAGGAACCTTCGCGCGGCGGAACgcgcgggcgcggggggcggtttccgggccgggccggcgggaggttgggccgggcccggccccgccgccatgGCCGAGGGCTCGGCGGAGCTGGAGCTGTTCCGCCGCCGCTGGCgggaggagctggtggggggCGCGaagcggcggcggcaggaggcggcggcggaACCCGAGAGGCACCGCAGCGCGGAGCCGGGCGAGCCGAGCTACCTGGCGCTGGCCCGAGGCCTGCTGGACGGCGGCGCCCCGGCCTGCCGCAGCCCgtcgcccgcccgccccgccgagGAGCCCGCGGAGGACGGAGGCGGCGACGGCGACGACCTGCTGGGGCAGCTCATCCGGGACCTGGTAGGGCTGCGCGGCGCCGGGGCCGCTCCCGGCCGGCACCCCCCGCctggggcggccccggggctgggccCCGGTGCGGAGCGGGCCCtcggcggggtggggggggcccGCTAGGCGGGGGGGGCGCGTCTGGCCTTCCCGGGGCTTGTTTCTTAGCTGCTGAGTTTTTTGGGGCGGTCTAATCGTCGCCCCCACCTCCCAATTTACTTTTCTTACGAGACGGTGCCTTTTCCCTTACAAAAGGTCCTGTCGCTGGCTGAGGCAGCAGCCCTAACTGCGGCTGTCCTGCCTTGCCACACAGCAGCTTAACAGAACAGCGATTAAGTCTTTAATTGAAGGAGTTAATTCGGAAATAGCCTTAAATACAGTTCTGAACCAGATAAAAGTTATTTTGGTAAACCCTCTAAATGCAATAGAGGTTTTATTTACAGCGTAAGAAAACTAGGGGGGAAACCTATTTTCTTGCTTCTCGCTACCCTAACTGTGACTAATTActctttgcttaaaaaaaaaattaaaaggaacagaTTAAATTTCTGTCTGCAAGGCACAAATTAATCCATTTACGGAATTAGTGCTCCATTAGCACATGGGAGCCCGGATCTGTCTCGGAGGGAATGGTAGTGTTTGAGTTTTGGATTCGTTCCAGTCGACTTTTAGACAGGCTGGTGCTGACTTAACGTTACCGCTCCGTCCGCAGCGGTGAGCGCTGTGCTAGAGACCAGCTGCCCGAATCTTCGGGATGTAGGAAGGGAAGACCTTGATCTGCCTCTTAACGTTATGATAGCATTAAAACGGAATTGGTCTGAGCTGTTGCACTTGCAGTTTGAATATACTCTTGTgtgttagtttaaaaaaaaaacaaacacctgcatagctgtgttttctttttttttctccctcattttCCTGAGAGAGCTGTCGGTCTGGAGCGTTGTGCTTGTGCTGGGCTGTAGGCAGTCTGTCCTTCTGATGGTACCTTTGGGTCCATGCAGCCAGACTAGGTTCTGCTGGTTGGATGTGAGTCAACTCCAATTTGGAAGCAGTATATTCATAGTGGTGCTGTGCCTGAGCTCATAAGCCTAGAGCTAATAAGCCTTGCCGAATGGCTCATCTTATTTGTTTGGGCAACGCGTTGCTTGAAAATGGTTATATGGCTCCTGGATCAGAGCTGGTTCACATCTGGCCAGCTTGGGGTCTGTCTGCGTGTGGCGGTGGAGATGTGCTCTCAGagttccttttatatttttctttggtgCCCCTTTTGGAAACAGATGCAATCTAAATCGTATGAAAGCAAACAGTCTTGCAAATCCATAGCAGGGAGTGGAGCCAGAGATCCTcatgcaaagagaaaggaaaaggagctgtTGGTGCAGGAAAATTGTGGACAGGGAGAGAGGGGAGCGGGAACGTTGTGTGCAGGTCCTAGTTTAAGTAACTTTAGATTGAGTGTGAGGTCctgctgtttataaaaaaacattgcattttATCTAAAAAGACCTAATGGGAACATTGCCCATATTTGTGCTGACTAAACACTTAGCTAGCATAGAACaccttttgcattaaaaatttcCACGCAACCGTATTATGCAATGGTTTTCCTGTGTAAGTGGACTTCAAACCCAGCGTTGCCTATTTTGACTACTTTGTCGGTACTGCAAAAGGTCCAGGTTTAAATGAGCAAGGAGTAATTTTAGAGAGACctacaaagaaacaaaggtCTTGGGGCTAGAGAAGTGCTAAGAGGCAGGGGATGATCCTGATTTGGGAGCTGCCTGACTTTCTGGTGGCAAGCGGTGGGGATAGGTTTTAACTGGGCACCTGATTTTGTGTGTGGAGATTGATGGAGGGTGATCAGGCATTCAGGAGCAATGTGGGATGGTACCAGAAACCAGGAGAAAACACTAAAGAGTGAAACTTCAAAACGGGTGACATAGAAATGGTCAGAATGGGCTGATTTTACGCTCTCTCTGTTATATACTATAGAAATTTGGAACGTGCAGACAGAAATGAGGGAGAGGACAAATCTCAATGCAGTAACTTAATGCAGGAAGAAGATTTAATAATTATGTagttaaagcaaacaaatagaATCTAGGAAAAATGTATGTGCTGCATTTAGCTGTTAGATTAAAATGATAGattctttggttttaatttttttactgagATAACTTAATCAGCTAAAGCAGCAACTCTTTCAGCacatttcatattaaaaagacatttgtaTCTTACtagtgaaagacagaaaacaactgTAATGTCATCTCCATTCAGTTTTATATCAAAATGTTTGTTCGTTTTCCATCATCTGTGTTTGAATCTTGTAAGTGAAATTAATAATGGGCATATGTCATCAGAGTGCTTACTTGTTTGGTCTATTTGATGCCGAAACCTTAGATAACCTTTTTTACTAGAACTCCTGTCTtgcctttctctgctgtctGACTGTAGATAAGCCTTACAGTTCTCCTCAATTTGCTTTTTAGCTCCACTTAGCCTTCTAATATTCTTTACCTGATATGACTTGGAAGAGCAAAGAGTAGCTTGGGTACCTTCATGCCAGCATGGTCTGCCTGATGTTAcgggaaggagaggcagaatTACTTCTGCCTTTCCTATGGAACTGTGATGGCACTGAAGATACAATGTCCTTTCTTTGTGGTACAGTAACTTTTGCTACTAACTAGCTATGCATCAAAGAAGcctaacaaattattttctcttttttcttcctttcagaatgaaataaatgagGTTCCCTTCTTTGATATCC
This genomic interval from Falco peregrinus isolate bFalPer1 chromosome 2, bFalPer1.pri, whole genome shotgun sequence contains the following:
- the HRK gene encoding activator of apoptosis harakiri, with amino-acid sequence MCPCALHGGPPAPCPCSPGRAARPSAAARLVAARLRRLGDELEQRAARRKARGRGPWAGRRLAAVLCLLCALTPAAALAWLSRRRSL